Proteins from one Mesoplasma sp. JKS002658 genomic window:
- a CDS encoding YceD family protein: MRKKTIRQAKEKIHLHEQLTDLAQYEIHSPLISRYLGVKYEGDVFYDQGTDAIIVNAIIDYQIEAIDARDGAVITHTDRLEWDDEYSFDPQTKENVNLIVDEEVDFSTLAIEQINASIPINLTHNHGIISKTGSGWSLMSEEEYENDRSKQPDPRWEKLKEFNSSNDSKRDEKK, from the coding sequence ATGAGAAAAAAAACAATTCGTCAAGCAAAAGAGAAAATTCATCTGCATGAGCAGTTGACTGATTTAGCACAATATGAAATTCACTCTCCTTTAATTTCTAGATATCTAGGAGTTAAATATGAAGGAGACGTGTTTTATGATCAAGGCACTGATGCCATCATCGTGAATGCAATCATTGATTATCAAATAGAAGCAATTGATGCTCGGGATGGGGCAGTGATTACTCATACTGACCGCTTAGAATGAGATGATGAATATAGTTTTGATCCTCAAACTAAAGAAAATGTTAACTTAATTGTTGATGAGGAAGTTGACTTTAGCACTTTGGCAATTGAGCAAATTAATGCTTCAATTCCTATTAATTTAACTCACAACCATGGTATAATTTCAAAGACTGGTTCTGGTTGGAGTTTGATGTCTGAAGAAGAATATGAGAATGACCGTTCGAAGCAACCAGATCCGCGATGAGAGAAATTAAAAGAATTTAATAGCTCAAACGATTCTAAAAGAGACGAGAAGAAATAA
- the pheS gene encoding phenylalanine--tRNA ligase subunit alpha encodes MESKIERLIKDFHQAIVKVENSAQLDEVRITYLGKNAELNQVVKEMRNLDENQKRTIGQLVNETRSLMTEKINELATKFNQEKLNAQLAREKLNVTLPGKNHPFGSWHPLNLVINEIATIFEGLGFQMVNGSEVDTDLFNFQKLNLPEGHPAREMQDTFYLDEQTVLRTHSTNMTAHLLTQLSEQGGDYLAAISYGNVYRRDDDDATHSHQFMQIDGFVVGKDISFANLKWILTYLCQRLFNVDVKVRFRPSYFPFTQPSVEADIACFKCHGQGCELCKQSGWIEVLGAGLIHDEVFQANGLDPQGLSGLAFGIGVERIAMLKFGITNIRDFYENNLQFLNQFKFYGN; translated from the coding sequence ATGGAAAGTAAGATTGAAAGGTTAATTAAAGATTTTCACCAAGCAATAGTGAAAGTTGAAAATAGTGCGCAATTAGATGAAGTGCGAATCACCTATTTGGGCAAAAACGCAGAGTTAAACCAAGTGGTCAAAGAAATGCGAAATTTGGATGAAAACCAAAAAAGAACAATTGGTCAACTTGTGAATGAAACTAGAAGCTTGATGACAGAAAAGATAAATGAATTAGCAACTAAATTTAACCAAGAAAAACTTAATGCGCAGTTAGCTCGAGAAAAACTTAATGTTACCCTACCAGGGAAGAACCATCCTTTTGGTTCTTGACACCCTTTAAATCTTGTCATTAATGAAATCGCTACAATCTTTGAAGGATTAGGTTTTCAAATGGTTAATGGCAGTGAAGTTGATACTGACTTGTTTAATTTCCAAAAGTTAAATTTACCTGAGGGTCATCCAGCTCGCGAAATGCAAGATACGTTTTATTTGGACGAACAAACAGTGTTAAGAACCCATTCAACTAATATGACTGCTCACTTATTAACCCAACTAAGTGAACAAGGTGGGGATTATCTTGCTGCAATTTCTTATGGAAACGTTTATCGCCGTGATGATGATGATGCTACTCATTCTCACCAATTTATGCAAATTGATGGGTTTGTTGTTGGCAAAGATATCAGTTTTGCAAATTTAAAGTGAATTTTAACCTATTTATGCCAACGTTTATTTAATGTTGATGTCAAGGTTCGCTTTCGTCCTAGTTACTTTCCTTTCACTCAACCAAGTGTTGAGGCTGATATCGCTTGTTTTAAATGTCATGGTCAAGGGTGTGAGTTGTGTAAACAAAGTGGTTGAATCGAAGTTTTAGGAGCAGGTTTAATCCACGACGAGGTTTTTCAAGCTAACGGATTAGATCCCCAAGGATTAAGTGGTTTGGCGTTTGGGATTGGGGTTGAACGAATTGCGATGCTCAAATTTGGTATTACCAATATCCGCGACTTTTATGAAAACAACCTCCAGTTTTTAAACCAATTTAAGTTTTATGGAAATTAG
- the mraZ gene encoding division/cell wall cluster transcriptional repressor MraZ — MELLIGKYAHTIDDKSRLTIPSKIRNKMGESVYISKGFEGCLEVRTPEEFSKYTQNILNYKNTDPRSRMLSRQIFANSELMEIDKAGRIRISAEQIKIAGLNKDVYVIGVVDHWEIWDREKYDQYEKNTDANFETAAAELGKDY, encoded by the coding sequence ATGGAACTACTCATAGGTAAATATGCTCATACAATTGATGATAAGTCGCGGCTAACGATTCCATCAAAGATTAGAAACAAAATGGGCGAAAGTGTGTATATTTCCAAAGGTTTTGAAGGTTGTCTAGAAGTGAGAACTCCTGAAGAATTTAGTAAATATACCCAAAACATTCTTAATTATAAGAATACCGATCCACGTTCACGAATGCTTAGTCGACAAATCTTTGCCAACTCGGAATTGATGGAAATTGATAAAGCGGGTCGTATTAGAATTTCTGCAGAACAAATTAAAATTGCTGGCTTGAACAAAGATGTCTATGTCATCGGAGTGGTTGACCATTGAGAGATTTGGGATCGTGAAAAATACGACCAATATGAAAAGAATACTGATGCTAACTTTGAAACTGCAGCAGCAGAATTAGGCAAGGACTATTAA
- the rsmH gene encoding 16S rRNA (cytosine(1402)-N(4))-methyltransferase RsmH yields the protein MEHISVLLNESVAMLEVKPDGIYVDCTLGRGGHASAILQQLSAKGLLIALDRDEQAIKQSGQTLSKIGSNFKIIKGNFDQLKLLLATKNITNVDGILYDLGVSSPQFDQNERGFSYRNDGPLDMRMDQEQSLTAQEVVNTYSQTQLSEILTKYGDEQFAGQIASEIVKTRPLTSTLQLVGVVKKALPQKVLKQKKHPAKKTFQALRVYVNDEMNGLEKSLRQAFDLVKPQGRICLITFQSQEEAIVKKLIKEVTISPYHQVLKSLPLEVDDQTKFKLITPSPIKPSKKELTLNPRAHSAKLWVVEKK from the coding sequence ATGGAACACATTTCAGTCTTATTAAATGAGAGCGTTGCGATGTTAGAGGTTAAACCTGATGGTATTTATGTTGATTGTACACTTGGTCGTGGGGGTCATGCTTCAGCAATTCTACAGCAGTTATCTGCAAAGGGATTACTGATTGCTCTTGATCGTGATGAACAAGCAATTAAGCAAAGCGGTCAAACTTTAAGTAAAATTGGTTCGAATTTTAAAATTATTAAAGGTAATTTCGACCAGTTGAAGTTATTATTAGCCACCAAAAATATCACTAATGTAGATGGTATCTTGTATGATTTGGGAGTATCTTCTCCCCAATTTGACCAAAATGAGCGAGGATTCTCATACCGAAACGATGGACCTTTAGATATGAGAATGGATCAAGAGCAGAGTTTGACCGCTCAAGAAGTTGTGAATACTTATTCTCAAACTCAATTAAGTGAAATTTTAACTAAGTATGGAGATGAACAATTTGCTGGGCAAATCGCTAGTGAAATTGTCAAAACCAGACCCTTAACTTCGACCTTGCAATTGGTTGGAGTGGTTAAAAAGGCTCTACCTCAAAAGGTGTTGAAACAAAAAAAACATCCTGCTAAAAAAACTTTCCAAGCCTTAAGAGTTTATGTCAATGACGAAATGAATGGTTTAGAAAAGAGTTTGCGTCAGGCTTTTGATTTAGTTAAACCCCAAGGAAGAATATGTCTAATTACCTTCCAATCTCAAGAAGAAGCTATTGTTAAAAAGCTCATTAAAGAAGTTACAATTAGTCCATACCACCAGGTTTTAAAAAGTCTTCCCTTAGAAGTGGATGATCAAACAAAGTTTAAATTGATAACTCCAAGTCCAATTAAACCTTCAAAAAAAGAACTGACTCTTAATCCCCGTGCTCATAGTGCTAAACTTTGAGTGGTTGAGAAAAAATAA
- a CDS encoding ABC transporter permease: MRIIFKSYLKTFINNWIQTLGTILFILMMCAIVIGMLTSPLQISNKLSRSEQNNNKFDTYINQNSPTNTKNKLYNASFIYDYVYQNQDYKVSSPASGIAKQILAIPANQKGQITILSDAYKKALDLHLATLESSSQVSDQEKQSSVADEIVIGMESFQIGALVDTTTGLPLTDNDKNPVTANINLIKNNLLEMLTTDLKVTQNQGLKDGKVRAASKLFGYFKTLGAPITTTDLTNINNSLDGLGDTNDAFSSVLLKLVDEKLHSFDNNIANKEAPLLAFQMFSPGMYEILADPTYSYNFQTFINYQVFHNIANSDVNPDGVGKIYNFQYDVENNYYLSQTSTESLFPTFALELKNVGKPTALNQLQIEKGRYPNTITLREWMNNQVTPEIVLSSSYMKMNKLKVGDIINLPGGSEANQVLDSTSVDAILTRELKFKIVGTGEKYDDLTPGSKYIPFLEDIKNYAIGYVDDTAFNILRNARWNYANTNTANFASVHRVKKLTINASVEQAFSKNAAANNGIYDWKESSLGDATASTTQRSLNNLKIQVVIYFILGMVVLVLAFIFINFSIRKELNETRKQIGIFKSFGYKIAELSWIFAIKTWISISLGVLCGYLASIPLQLYSAKNYTSNLTFSFHHVYLNPFFMALIFIVVPALFLGVSYLLTLIYLKEPTLSLLSNGFKISKIKIHPSPLVHYLAKTGKGFSYRLQRSFVRTSFGKFLVVQILFAFASLTFALMFGAQSIMYSTVNQGFSSVQKTVDHNFYWTNAQELNIAYQTNKYNFKDLSGYQARDFQYFAYNPDDNQSIGDVLNDNEKTSDSRFRASYLVDSIANQFDQGQDRSLALKMVMPVDAYYDKYSDQPVNDDTRLQTLFSPKIIYADYYLNWILGFQINALTSIQVEGVKNNQHFNVNDLNAFVATNPDSRLDLAGALSGDDDARDALIANFPNTLFGMLDTSNGLKNNLFISNITKIIVLELFENYVDNRVNNYLTTKASANDEGKYSRSDIDKAITWAQNDNLVQEFSPNLIKYWGINNNPLININTLINSDSDDSDANSGGLSLNKLSKETISLVMSSMMLKDNPSDINHSPTLTINELFYNQKTDFLEYELPLLNLDKKKGEGSSYLRLIDSQSTKYGDYHQVYSLNGVSQEQFAKIAEPSTDDSINAIIPYGLARENNWAIGDVFNAQTDTNQRETIKVRVVGINKAITFRFTNGGWPLDVDYHQFREKFFAADVNDLIDQGLPIFSNLTSQSPLLTGKISLGDLSSSVNSLKFVGNNLALSIAPGSSVFGSIFNGMFDFSFIEGMKIDSNLKMITNPNIASISNQSGITPYNIVRVGVNDAASRVNNILALFIILEAVLLLIILVVVMNIVVEEQAQVILTLRSLGYKKREVNWIVMGSYIIGALISFVIAYLLSLLIWWGVLEIAASHWSIYIFMTFSWKAPVITFLVIGFILFVGWAISDWKVNRTALTQVTSFG, translated from the coding sequence GTGCGGATTATTTTTAAAAGTTATTTAAAAACCTTCATTAATAACTGGATCCAAACTTTAGGGACAATTCTCTTTATTTTAATGATGTGTGCAATTGTTATTGGAATGTTGACCTCGCCTTTGCAAATCAGTAACAAATTATCTCGATCAGAACAAAATAACAACAAATTTGACACTTATATTAATCAGAATTCTCCAACCAACACGAAAAACAAACTTTATAATGCTAGTTTCATTTATGATTATGTTTATCAAAACCAAGATTATAAAGTTAGTAGTCCTGCTTCAGGAATCGCTAAACAAATTTTAGCGATTCCTGCAAATCAAAAGGGACAAATTACCATCCTTTCAGATGCTTATAAAAAAGCACTTGACCTACACTTGGCTACTTTGGAATCATCTTCACAAGTTAGTGATCAAGAAAAACAATCATCAGTTGCTGATGAAATTGTAATTGGAATGGAATCATTTCAGATAGGGGCCTTGGTAGACACCACCACAGGACTACCTTTAACTGATAATGACAAAAATCCGGTTACTGCTAATATCAACCTAATAAAAAATAACTTATTAGAAATGTTAACTACTGATTTAAAGGTAACTCAAAACCAGGGATTAAAAGATGGTAAAGTTCGGGCTGCTTCAAAATTATTTGGATATTTCAAAACTCTGGGAGCACCAATTACCACTACTGATTTAACTAATATTAATAATAGCTTAGACGGATTAGGTGATACAAATGACGCCTTTTCTTCGGTGTTGTTGAAATTAGTTGATGAAAAATTACATTCTTTTGATAATAATATTGCTAATAAAGAAGCTCCTTTGTTAGCCTTTCAAATGTTTTCGCCTGGAATGTATGAAATTCTAGCAGATCCAACTTATAGTTATAATTTTCAAACTTTTATTAATTATCAAGTTTTTCATAACATCGCTAATAGTGATGTTAACCCCGATGGTGTTGGAAAAATCTATAATTTCCAATATGATGTCGAAAACAACTACTATTTAAGTCAAACCTCAACTGAATCACTCTTTCCAACCTTTGCTTTAGAATTAAAAAACGTGGGTAAACCAACTGCTTTAAACCAGTTACAAATTGAGAAAGGTCGCTATCCAAACACAATTACGCTTAGAGAATGGATGAATAACCAAGTAACTCCTGAAATTGTTTTATCTAGTTCTTATATGAAAATGAATAAGTTAAAGGTTGGTGATATTATCAATCTTCCTGGTGGATCAGAGGCTAACCAGGTATTGGATTCAACTTCTGTTGATGCAATTTTGACTCGTGAACTCAAGTTTAAGATTGTGGGAACTGGAGAAAAGTATGATGATTTAACCCCAGGAAGTAAGTACATTCCCTTTTTAGAAGATATTAAGAACTATGCAATTGGTTATGTTGATGACACTGCTTTTAATATTCTTAGAAATGCTCGTTGAAATTATGCTAATACAAATACAGCAAATTTTGCAAGTGTACATCGTGTCAAGAAATTAACCATTAATGCTAGTGTAGAGCAAGCATTTAGTAAAAATGCGGCAGCTAATAATGGAATTTATGATTGAAAAGAAAGTAGTTTGGGAGATGCTACTGCTTCGACAACACAACGTTCATTAAATAATCTTAAGATTCAAGTAGTGATTTACTTTATCTTGGGAATGGTGGTCCTAGTCCTGGCTTTTATTTTTATTAACTTTAGTATTCGAAAAGAACTTAACGAAACTAGAAAACAGATTGGAATTTTTAAATCTTTTGGGTATAAAATTGCTGAACTCTCTTGAATTTTTGCTATTAAAACTTGAATCAGTATTTCTTTGGGAGTTTTATGCGGATATTTAGCTTCAATTCCTTTGCAACTATATTCAGCAAAAAACTATACAAGCAACTTAACTTTTTCTTTTCACCATGTTTATCTTAATCCGTTCTTCATGGCACTAATCTTTATTGTTGTTCCTGCACTGTTTTTGGGAGTTTCTTATTTATTAACCTTAATTTATCTAAAAGAACCAACCCTTTCGTTATTATCAAACGGATTTAAAATTAGTAAAATTAAAATTCACCCATCTCCATTGGTGCACTACTTAGCTAAAACTGGTAAGGGGTTTAGTTATAGGTTACAACGCTCGTTTGTGCGAACAAGTTTTGGAAAATTTTTAGTGGTGCAGATTTTGTTTGCTTTTGCTTCGTTAACATTTGCGTTAATGTTTGGGGCACAATCGATCATGTATTCAACAGTTAATCAAGGATTTTCTTCAGTTCAAAAAACAGTTGACCACAATTTTTATTGAACTAATGCCCAAGAGTTAAATATCGCCTATCAAACTAATAAGTATAACTTTAAAGATTTGAGTGGTTATCAAGCTCGTGATTTTCAATATTTTGCTTATAATCCAGATGATAATCAAAGTATTGGAGATGTCTTGAATGATAATGAAAAGACATCTGATTCTCGTTTTCGTGCTAGTTATTTGGTTGACTCAATTGCTAACCAGTTTGATCAAGGTCAAGACCGAAGTCTTGCCTTGAAGATGGTCATGCCAGTTGATGCTTATTATGATAAGTATAGTGATCAACCAGTGAATGATGACACACGTCTGCAAACCTTATTTTCACCAAAAATAATTTATGCTGATTATTATTTAAATTGAATTTTAGGTTTTCAAATTAATGCTTTAACTTCTATTCAAGTTGAAGGAGTTAAGAATAATCAACACTTCAATGTGAATGATTTAAATGCTTTTGTTGCCACTAATCCTGATAGTCGTTTAGATCTAGCAGGTGCTTTAAGTGGAGATGATGATGCTAGAGATGCTTTAATTGCTAACTTCCCAAACACTTTATTTGGAATGTTAGATACTAGTAATGGTTTAAAGAATAATTTGTTTATTAGCAATATTACTAAAATTATTGTCTTAGAATTATTTGAAAACTATGTTGATAACCGGGTGAACAATTATTTAACTACGAAGGCAAGTGCAAATGATGAAGGTAAGTATTCTCGTAGTGATATTGATAAGGCGATTACTTGAGCTCAAAATGACAATTTGGTGCAGGAGTTTAGTCCTAATCTAATTAAGTACTGAGGGATTAACAACAACCCGTTAATTAATATCAACACCTTAATCAATTCTGATAGTGATGATAGCGATGCTAATAGTGGAGGTCTTTCTTTAAATAAATTAAGTAAAGAAACTATCTCTTTGGTGATGTCTTCAATGATGCTAAAGGATAATCCTAGTGATATTAACCACTCGCCAACTTTGACAATTAATGAACTATTTTATAATCAAAAGACTGATTTTCTTGAGTACGAGTTACCCTTATTAAACTTAGATAAAAAGAAAGGAGAAGGTTCTTCTTATTTACGACTAATTGATAGTCAATCCACCAAGTATGGAGATTATCACCAAGTTTATAGTTTGAATGGTGTTAGTCAAGAACAATTTGCCAAGATTGCTGAACCTTCAACTGATGATAGTATTAATGCAATCATTCCTTATGGATTAGCAAGAGAAAATAACTGGGCGATTGGTGATGTTTTTAATGCCCAGACCGATACTAATCAACGAGAAACTATCAAGGTTAGGGTTGTAGGAATTAATAAAGCAATCACCTTCCGTTTCACTAATGGTGGATGACCCTTAGATGTTGATTATCACCAATTTCGAGAAAAGTTTTTTGCCGCTGATGTTAATGATTTAATTGATCAAGGTTTACCGATTTTTAGTAATTTAACCTCTCAATCACCATTATTAACTGGAAAAATTAGTCTTGGTGATTTATCTAGTTCGGTTAATTCTTTAAAGTTTGTTGGAAATAACTTAGCTTTATCAATTGCTCCAGGTTCTTCAGTTTTTGGTTCAATTTTTAACGGAATGTTTGATTTCAGTTTTATTGAGGGAATGAAAATTGATTCAAACTTAAAAATGATTACCAATCCTAACATCGCTTCAATTTCTAATCAATCAGGAATTACTCCTTATAATATTGTGCGGGTAGGGGTTAATGATGCAGCTAGCAGGGTAAATAATATTTTAGCCTTGTTTATCATTCTTGAAGCAGTTTTATTGTTAATCATCTTAGTAGTAGTTATGAACATTGTGGTTGAAGAACAAGCGCAAGTAATTTTAACCCTCCGTTCGCTTGGTTATAAAAAACGAGAAGTTAACTGAATTGTAATGGGTAGTTATATCATTGGGGCCTTAATTTCTTTTGTGATTGCTTATTTACTCTCTTTATTAATTTGATGAGGAGTTTTAGAGATTGCTGCTAGTCATTGAAGTATCTATATCTTTATGACTTTTTCTTGAAAAGCTCCAGTGATTACCTTCTTAGTGATTGGTTTTATTCTCTTTGTGGGTTGAGCGATTTCTGATTGAAAGGTAAACCGAACTGCACTAACACAAGTTACATCATTTGGATAG
- the rpmF gene encoding 50S ribosomal protein L32: MAVPFRKTSKAAKNKRRSHLALQSQAIISCNNCGAMIKPHRVCRECGFYKGKEAITVQD, encoded by the coding sequence ATGGCTGTACCATTCAGAAAAACAAGTAAAGCTGCTAAAAACAAACGCCGCAGTCACTTGGCTTTACAAAGTCAAGCAATCATTTCTTGCAACAACTGCGGAGCAATGATTAAACCGCACCGTGTTTGTAGAGAATGTGGTTTCTACAAAGGCAAAGAAGCAATTACTGTACAAGATTAA
- the pheT gene encoding phenylalanine--tRNA ligase subunit beta: MILTRNWLAKFMNLDQISNDQITTALNSLGFEVDKTVDYQHLNQGLVIGYIEDSQPIEGTHLTVNQVKIGSDKVVQIVCGASNVEAKTFVIVAPIKASLANGLIMSTKEIHGYSSQGMICALNEIGIPATDLTSQENESIYVIHSYNDLSVLIGEGIEKIGFNDFSWEVDLTLNRSDALSAVQLLKELGNYFQRPINYYRLTNKVKNQKKKVDFSLKINPALTSQVQTAGFSLFEINNDEGWLDVDDDLWLKFNKVSRQTNYLYDLANKMTLEIGQPAILIDYDKLKNAELNLTTTKMNDQELIVLKNGARVVEVLGMGVEKNFLVDEKTKRMLVLYFNFNPVLMRGQQKNLNQSTIALQRYIKPLYANKFEDATEALKDIFDDYAAIKEVQKVEYLVGPLPVNNKFETSLTTINHLLGTSFDVNEIRALFKFIDFEITIRGDNLTFVVDPNRIDLHNAKDLAQEVARFKGYDQVPSEPLNLLAQAQRKDFALDLQTKMITNLVGQGLTNIKTYSLIESGVNKAWNLFNLAKPLKLPSPLSKLHEVYRVNLIQSLLEVAENNALRGNRNLKLFEVADLYYKGSERVAHLGILFSGEFNRDFREKRLTDFYDLKGLIENIFSLYQLEPTKISYEPLEGDKVFEGMHPYQNAKIKFNNKVLGFIFRLNPQTEAKLKLPPTFLAELDLDSLFKGADLQTTIQPWSKFQATKRDLSLEVSAKISYSEITNIILAGVLDVVDCRLVDVYVDDQLKTQELMAWTFQITFNNSLHQLNEQELNQAWNQVLSNVEQVGLKVR, translated from the coding sequence ATGATTTTAACAAGAAACTGATTAGCAAAGTTTATGAATTTGGATCAAATTAGTAATGATCAAATTACCACTGCTTTGAATTCTTTAGGATTTGAAGTTGATAAAACTGTTGATTATCAACACTTGAATCAAGGTTTAGTGATTGGTTATATCGAAGACTCTCAACCCATCGAAGGAACGCATTTAACTGTCAACCAAGTAAAAATTGGTTCTGATAAAGTTGTTCAAATTGTTTGTGGGGCTAGTAATGTTGAAGCAAAGACCTTTGTGATTGTAGCTCCAATTAAAGCAAGTCTTGCTAACGGATTGATTATGAGTACAAAAGAAATTCATGGTTATTCATCTCAAGGAATGATTTGTGCGTTAAATGAAATTGGAATTCCTGCCACTGATTTAACTTCGCAAGAGAATGAAAGTATTTATGTAATTCATTCTTATAATGATTTAAGTGTTTTAATTGGTGAAGGGATTGAAAAAATTGGTTTTAATGATTTTAGTTGGGAAGTGGATTTGACCTTAAATCGTAGTGATGCCCTTTCAGCAGTGCAGTTATTAAAAGAACTAGGAAATTACTTTCAACGACCAATTAATTATTATCGTTTGACTAATAAAGTTAAGAATCAAAAAAAGAAGGTTGACTTTAGTTTGAAGATCAATCCTGCTTTAACTAGTCAAGTTCAAACTGCTGGGTTCAGTTTATTTGAGATTAATAACGATGAGGGGTGATTGGATGTTGATGATGATTTGTGGTTAAAGTTTAACAAAGTTAGTCGTCAAACTAACTATCTTTATGATTTAGCTAACAAGATGACTTTAGAAATTGGTCAACCAGCAATCCTGATTGATTATGATAAATTAAAGAATGCTGAGTTGAATTTAACAACTACCAAGATGAATGATCAAGAATTGATTGTCTTAAAAAATGGTGCTCGAGTGGTTGAAGTTTTGGGAATGGGAGTGGAGAAAAACTTTTTAGTTGATGAGAAAACTAAGCGTATGTTGGTCTTGTACTTTAACTTTAATCCTGTTTTGATGCGAGGACAACAGAAGAACTTGAACCAAAGCACAATCGCTTTGCAACGTTATATCAAACCTTTATATGCTAATAAATTTGAAGATGCTACTGAGGCGTTAAAAGATATTTTTGATGATTATGCTGCAATCAAAGAGGTCCAAAAAGTTGAATACTTGGTAGGCCCATTACCAGTAAATAATAAGTTTGAGACCAGTTTGACGACCATTAACCATTTATTAGGAACTAGTTTTGATGTCAATGAAATTAGAGCTTTATTTAAGTTTATTGATTTTGAGATTACCATCCGTGGTGATAATTTAACTTTTGTTGTTGATCCCAATCGTATCGATCTACACAATGCTAAGGATTTGGCTCAAGAGGTTGCCCGATTTAAGGGTTATGACCAAGTGCCTTCTGAACCACTAAACCTTTTAGCACAAGCTCAAAGAAAAGATTTTGCTTTAGATTTACAAACTAAAATGATTACAAATTTAGTTGGTCAAGGTTTAACTAATATCAAAACTTATTCATTGATTGAAAGTGGTGTTAATAAAGCGTGAAACTTGTTTAATTTGGCAAAACCATTAAAACTACCTTCGCCGTTATCAAAATTACATGAAGTTTATCGGGTAAACTTGATTCAAAGTTTATTAGAGGTTGCTGAGAATAATGCGCTTCGAGGTAATAGAAATTTAAAGTTGTTTGAAGTTGCTGACCTTTATTATAAAGGTTCAGAGCGAGTTGCTCATTTAGGAATTTTATTTAGTGGTGAATTTAATCGGGATTTTCGTGAAAAACGGTTAACTGATTTTTATGATTTAAAAGGATTAATTGAAAATATTTTTAGTTTATACCAGTTAGAGCCAACTAAAATTAGTTATGAACCTTTAGAGGGGGATAAGGTTTTTGAAGGAATGCATCCTTATCAAAATGCAAAGATTAAGTTTAATAACAAGGTACTTGGTTTTATTTTTCGTCTCAATCCCCAAACCGAAGCTAAGCTAAAACTCCCCCCAACCTTTTTAGCAGAGCTAGATTTAGATAGTTTATTTAAAGGTGCTGATTTACAAACTACTATTCAACCTTGATCAAAATTTCAAGCAACAAAAAGAGATCTTAGTTTAGAAGTATCTGCTAAAATCAGTTATAGTGAAATTACTAACATTATCTTAGCAGGTGTGCTTGATGTAGTTGATTGCCGATTAGTTGATGTTTATGTTGATGACCAATTAAAAACTCAAGAGTTAATGGCTTGAACTTTCCAAATCACTTTTAATAATTCTCTTCACCAATTAAATGAACAAGAATTGAATCAAGCTTGAAACCAAGTACTAAGTAATGTTGAACAGGTAGGTTTAAAGGTTCGTTAA